A genomic window from Lotus japonicus ecotype B-129 chromosome 1, LjGifu_v1.2 includes:
- the LOC130729648 gene encoding glucose-6-phosphate 1-dehydrogenase, cytoplasmic isoform, which produces MGTESEWHVEQRSSFGSDTPVTKEVPETGSLSIVVLGASGDLAKKKTFPALFHLYLQGFLPQDEVHIFGYARTKISDDDLRDRLRGYLIPDKDASPKQLEDVSKFLQLIKYVSGSYDSGDGFILLDKEISEHESSKNSIEGSSRRLFYLALPPSVYPSVCKMIRTYCMNKSDLGGWTRVVVEKPFGKDLQSAEELSTQIGELFEEPQIYRIDHYLGKELVQNLLVLRFANRLLLPLWNRDNIDNVQIVFREDFGTDGRGGYFDQYGIIRDIIQNHLLQVLCLVAMEKPVSLKPEHIRDEKVKVLESVLPIRDDEVVLGQYDGYKDDPTVPDQSNTPTFATAILRIHNERWEGVPFILKAGKALSSRKAEIRIQFKDVPGDIFRCKKQGRNELVIRLQPLEAIYMKLTVKQPGLEMSTVQSELDLSYKQRYQGMIIPEAYERLILDTIRGDQQHFVRRDELKASWKIFTPLLHKIDRGEFKPIPYKPGSRGPAEADQLLEKAGYVQTHGYIWIPPTL; this is translated from the exons ATGGGAACAGAAAGTGAGTGGCATGTTGAACAAAGATCTAGCTTCGGCTCTGATACCCCCGTAACGAAAGAGGTGCCTGAAACTGGGTCACTCTCTATTGTTGTGCTCGGTGCTTCTGGTGATCTTGCTAAGAAGAAGACATTTCCTGCACTTTTCCATCTGTATCTGCAG GGATTCTTGCCACAGGACGAGGTTCATATTTTTGGCTATGCAAGGACAAAAATCTCTGATGATGACCTGAGAGATCGACTGCGTGG CTATCTTATTCCAGATAAAGATGCTTCCCCCAAGCAGTTGGAGGATGTATCAAAGTTTTTACAACTG ATCAAATATGTAAGTGGCTCATATGATTCTGGGGATGGCTTCATCTTATTGGATAAAGAGATTTCAGAGCATGAGTCTTCGAAAAACAGTATAGAGGGTTCATCTCGGAGGCTTTTCTATCTTGCTCTTCCTCCTTCAGTGTATCCATCTGTTTGCAAGATGATCAGGACTTATTGCATGAATAAAT CTGATCTTGGTGGATGGACACGTGTTGTTGTGGAGAAGCCTTTTGGTAAGGATCTACAATCTGCAGAAGAACTTAGTACTCAGATTGGAGAGTTGTTTGAGGAGCCACAGATTTATCGCATTGATCATTACTTGGGAAAGGAACTTGTGCAAAACTTG TTAGTACTTCGTTTTGCAAATCGGTTACTTTTGCCTCTTTGGAACCGGGACAACATTGACAATGTACAg ATAGTTTTCAGGGAGGATTTTGGAACTGATGGTCGTGGTGGATATTTTGACCAATATGG AATTATTCGAGATATTATTCAAAACCATCTGCTGCAG GTTCTATGCTTGGTTGCTATGGAAAAACCAGTTTCTCTCAAGCCTGAGCACATTCGAGATGAGAAAGTGAAG GTTCTTGAATCAGTACTTCCTATTAGAGATGATGAGGTGGTTCTTGGACAGTACGACGGCTATAAAGATGACCCAACTGTACCTGACCAGTCAAACACTCCAACTTTTGCAACTGCTATTCTGAGAATTCACAATGAAAGATGGGAAG GTGTTCCTTTCATATTGAAAGCAGGGAAGGCCCTAAGTTCTAGAAAGGCAGAGATACGGATTCAATTCAAGGATGTCCCTGGTGATATTTTCAGAT GTAAGAAGCAGGGGAGAAATGAGCTTGTTATCCGCCTACAACCTTTAGAAGCTATTTACATGAAGCTTACG GTGAAGCAACCTGGACTGGAAATGTCTACAGTTCAAAGTGAACTAGACTTGTCATACAAGCAACGGTATCAAGGGATGATCATTCCGGAGGCTTATGAGCGTCTAATTCTCGACAC AATTAGAGGTGATCAACAACATTTTGTACGCAGAGATGAATTGAAG GCATCCTGGAAGATCTTCACCCCACTTTTGCACAAGATTGACAGGGGAGAGTTCAAGCCAATCCCTTACAAACCAGGAAGTAGAGGTCCTGCAGAAGCAGATCAATTACTGGAAAAAGCTGGTTATGTCCAAACACATGGTTATATATGGATCCCTCCCACCTTGTAG